CTTGCGCACCGGTCAGCGGAAGCAGCGGGACCGTGGCGCTCGCAGCCGGGTAGGAGTGAAGGTGTTCCGTGAGGGTCATTGCTTCTGGCTCTTCTTGTCGACTTTGCCCACCGAGGTGGTCGGGAATTCGGTGACGAACTCGAATCGGTCGGGAATGGTGTACGCGGCCACTTTCCGTTCCGTTCGCAGGAATGCGCGCAGCTGGGCAGCGGTGGGGGATTCGGACCGTGCATCACGCCTGACGACATAGGCGCAGATCTTCTCCCCCAGAGCATCATCGGGGACACCGACCACGGACACGTCGTGGATTTCGTCGTGCGCCAGCAGATGATTCTCCACCATCGCCGGGGCCACCTTCTCGCCCCCGCGATTTATCTGGTCTTTCGTCCGACCGACAACCTGGAGGTAACCCCGATGGTCTCGAACGACGATATCGCCGGTCCGATAGAAGCCGTCAGCAGTGAACGCAATGCGATCGGCCTCCGGAGCTCGGTAATATCCGCGAATCGTGTACGGCCCACGCGTCTGCAAATTCCCCGGCTCACCGTCTGCAACCGGGACTCCGGAATCGTCCACGACGCGAACCTCGTCGTCGGGTGAAATCGGCCTGCCTTGGGTGGTGCAGACGGTGTCGAGATCGTCGTCCGGTCGGGTGTAATTCACCAATCCTTCGGCCATCCCGAATACCTGAGTGAGCTCGCAACCGAATTCCGGGGTGACCCGTCGAGCGACTTCGGCAGGCAACTTCGCGCCGCCCACCCACAACGCCCGAAGCGAGGAGATGTCCCACACCGAGCGAGCCGAGGAGTTCAACCAGGCCACCAGCAGCGGTGGTACCAGCGCAGCGTGAGTCACCGAATGTTGCTGCACCAGAGGCAGACAAGTATCCGGACTCGGGTCTGGGGCCATGACCACGGAACCGCCCACAGCGACGATGCCGAGGAGCCCGGGCGAACTCATCGTGAAATTGTGCGAGATCGGCAGGACGGCCAGCATCACCGAGGACGAGTCGATTCCGCAGATCCGAGCGCTTTCGCGCACCGAGTAGAGGTAGTCGTCGTGTGTCCGCGGAATGAGCTTCGGGGTTCCGGTCGTCCCGCCCGACAGTTGGAGGAAGGCAATATCCGAGGGCAGCGAACGGTTTCGACGCGGGAGTGGTGCGGCGGTGGTCCAATTCTCGTCGCCGCGCGCAACGATCACCGTCGACACGTCCGGGCACTCGCCCGCGATGTCGGTGGCGATGTTCGCGAAGTCGGTCGCTCCGAACCGGTCGACGGTGATGTACGCCCGAGCCGTGGTGGCAGAACAGAATTGAACGATATCGCCGGCTCGATGTGCGGCAAGCGCGAAGACCGGGAGGGCACCGATCTCGAACAGGGCGAACACCACTTCGACGTACTCGGCAGTGTTGGGCAGATGCACCACGACTCGATCTCCGCGGCCGATTCCTCTGCTGCTGAGTTCACCGGCGACGATCTGCACCCGCTCGGCCAACCGGGAATAGGTGAGTGTCCGGTGGTCGTCGACCACAGCCGTCCGATCGGGGTACTCACTCGCGGCGGCGTCCAGCAGGTCCGAGTGCGTTCGGCCCGTCCAGTAACCCTTCTCGCGATAGCGCCGGACCATCTCCTCCGGGTACGGGACTACCCCCGGTAGCTCGAGCGGTACAACGGATTCGGCTGTCGAAGTATTCAACTGCTCACTCCGACAGCTGCACTCGATCTCCGTAGCGACGATGCCACCTCGTCGGTGGTGACGACCGTGCCGCATCGCTTGGCGGCGTACGTAGCTGCCATCAGGTGTTCGTCGCGGGAGAAGTCCGCGGTGGCGTCGAGGACGAAGAACGGTGACACATCGGACATGAAGGCCTCGGCTGCACTGAGAAGGCAGCCCATGTGGGCGTACACGCCGGTGACGATCAGCTGATCTCGACCGTGATGTGCCAACAATTCGCGCAGATCGGTGCGCTGGAACGCCGAGTATCGCCATTTCGTG
The nucleotide sequence above comes from Rhodococcoides fascians A25f. Encoded proteins:
- a CDS encoding (2,3-dihydroxybenzoyl)adenylate synthase, giving the protein MVRRYREKGYWTGRTHSDLLDAAASEYPDRTAVVDDHRTLTYSRLAERVQIVAGELSSRGIGRGDRVVVHLPNTAEYVEVVFALFEIGALPVFALAAHRAGDIVQFCSATTARAYITVDRFGATDFANIATDIAGECPDVSTVIVARGDENWTTAAPLPRRNRSLPSDIAFLQLSGGTTGTPKLIPRTHDDYLYSVRESARICGIDSSSVMLAVLPISHNFTMSSPGLLGIVAVGGSVVMAPDPSPDTCLPLVQQHSVTHAALVPPLLVAWLNSSARSVWDISSLRALWVGGAKLPAEVARRVTPEFGCELTQVFGMAEGLVNYTRPDDDLDTVCTTQGRPISPDDEVRVVDDSGVPVADGEPGNLQTRGPYTIRGYYRAPEADRIAFTADGFYRTGDIVVRDHRGYLQVVGRTKDQINRGGEKVAPAMVENHLLAHDEIHDVSVVGVPDDALGEKICAYVVRRDARSESPTAAQLRAFLRTERKVAAYTIPDRFEFVTEFPTTSVGKVDKKSQKQ